In Fibrobacter sp. UWR4, the sequence AAAGGAATACGGTATCGCCGACCTTATCGTTGGCGACGAAAAGTGCCCGATTTTGAAGGACCTGCCCAAGGCCTCCCCCATGTGGATGAGCCATGGCGACCAGGTGACCAAGCTGCCCGAAGGCTACCGCATCGTGGCAAGCACCAAGGACTGCGAAATCGCAGCTGTCGCTTTTGACGAACGCAAGATCTACGGCATCCAGTTCCACCCCGAAGTGACCCACAGTAAGTTCGGCATGAAGCTTCTCGAAAACTTCATCGACATTACCGGCGCTGAAAAAACCTGGAACATGCACAGCTATTTGCCCCTGATTACCGCACGTATCCAGGAACAGGTGAAGGACCGCAAGGTGTTCCTCCTGGTGTCTGGCGGTGTGGACTCTACCGTGGCTTTCGTTCTCTTGAACCGTGTCCTTGGCCCCGAAAAGGTTCTTGGCCTCCATGTGGATAACGGCATGATGCGTCTGGGTGAATCCCAGAAGATCATGGACTTCCTGAAGGCCGAAGGCATGAACAACCTTCAGATCCGCGACGCCAGCGAACACTTCCTGGCAAAGCTCAAGGGCGTTACCGCTCCTGAAACCAAGCGCGGCATCATCGGTAAGGAATTCCTCGTCGTGAAGGACGAGGAAATGGCCAAGCTGAACCTTGACCCCAACCAGTGGATGATGGCTCAGGGCACAATCTACCCCGACACCATTGAATCCGGCGGCACCAAGAATGCCGACAAGATCAAGACCCACCACAACCGCGTCCAGGAAGTTCTGGACCTGATGGAAAAGGGCCTTGTGCTTGAACCCCTTGCAGACCTTTACAAGGACGAAGTCCGTGCCCTGGGCGAAGAACTGGGCATCCCCCACAATCTCGTCTGGCGTCACCCCTTCCCGGGCCCGGGTCTGGGCGTCCGCCTGCTTTGCAGCGATGGCGTTTTGAAGGACGACATGGTCGCTTTCGACGACGTGAAGGACACTCAGGGCGGCAGCCTCGCCGACTACCTGAAGGCAAACAACATTTCTGGCCGCATGCTCCCCATCAAGAGCGTTGGCGTCCAGGGCGATGGCCGTACCTATGCACAGCCATTCCTGCTGACGACCGCCGGCCTCAGCTGGAAGGACTGCGAAAAGTTCTCCACCGAGCTCGCCAACCGTTTCAAGGCCATCAACCGCGTGATCTACCAGATCGGTACC encodes:
- the guaA gene encoding glutamine-hydrolyzing GMP synthase — its product is MKNVDTIAVLDFGGQYAHLIANRVRRLGVFTEIHSPNCDVSELEGVKGIIYSGGPSSVYAADAPEYNPEILNLPVPKLGICYGHQLIAQQLGGHVEPGKVKEYGIADLIVGDEKCPILKDLPKASPMWMSHGDQVTKLPEGYRIVASTKDCEIAAVAFDERKIYGIQFHPEVTHSKFGMKLLENFIDITGAEKTWNMHSYLPLITARIQEQVKDRKVFLLVSGGVDSTVAFVLLNRVLGPEKVLGLHVDNGMMRLGESQKIMDFLKAEGMNNLQIRDASEHFLAKLKGVTAPETKRGIIGKEFLVVKDEEMAKLNLDPNQWMMAQGTIYPDTIESGGTKNADKIKTHHNRVQEVLDLMEKGLVLEPLADLYKDEVRALGEELGIPHNLVWRHPFPGPGLGVRLLCSDGVLKDDMVAFDDVKDTQGGSLADYLKANNISGRMLPIKSVGVQGDGRTYAQPFLLTTAGLSWKDCEKFSTELANRFKAINRVIYQIGTVADEDPKLVEQFATRENFDTLRKFDDICTTFLQENKLYEEIWQMPVVSVPLRTAGKPCIVMRPVNSTEAMTANFAEIDQGMLASLWRKFEAEGAGSLWYDVTHKPPGTIEWE